A DNA window from Actinokineospora baliensis contains the following coding sequences:
- a CDS encoding low temperature requirement protein A has product MSKPHRARLERVGESATATTLELFFDLVFVFALTQVTALMAENPTWLGLLRGALVLAVVWWCWVGYSWLSNLVKADEGTARTAMLGAMAAMFLIALAIPEAFHDLPGGLSGPVVFALCYLLVRAVHLLLFWIGAADDPGLRKQLLRFTPTVLGGTLLLLLAAQTSGAAQIGLWVAAIAADYGGTFAIGASGWRLNSAKHFAERHGLIVIIALGESIVAIGVGVNELAISWPIIVAAILGLTVAACLWWAYFDTHVLIAERALARATGVERASMARTAFSFLHLPLVVGIVMLALGLKKVLNYVAGVDGHTVADHLYGPPLWALFGGTALYLLAQAGVSWRCGRNLKPQRIAVGAVLIAITPLAALLPALVSLAVLTAVLVALIGYEWVHYRGVRDEIRHAEHETGHAAA; this is encoded by the coding sequence ATGAGCAAGCCGCACCGCGCCAGGCTGGAGCGGGTGGGCGAGTCGGCGACCGCCACCACGCTGGAGCTGTTCTTCGACCTCGTCTTCGTGTTCGCGCTGACCCAGGTGACCGCGCTGATGGCCGAGAACCCCACCTGGCTGGGGTTGCTGCGCGGCGCGCTCGTGCTGGCCGTCGTGTGGTGGTGCTGGGTCGGCTACTCGTGGCTGTCGAACCTGGTCAAGGCCGACGAGGGCACCGCCCGCACGGCGATGTTGGGCGCCATGGCCGCGATGTTCCTCATCGCGCTGGCCATCCCCGAGGCCTTCCACGACCTGCCGGGCGGGTTGTCCGGGCCGGTCGTGTTCGCCCTGTGCTACCTGCTCGTGCGCGCGGTGCACCTGCTGCTGTTCTGGATCGGCGCCGCCGACGACCCCGGGCTGCGCAAGCAACTGCTGCGGTTCACCCCGACCGTGCTCGGCGGCACCCTGTTGCTGCTGCTGGCCGCCCAGACCAGCGGTGCCGCGCAGATCGGGCTGTGGGTGGCCGCGATCGCCGCGGACTACGGCGGCACCTTCGCCATCGGCGCCTCCGGGTGGCGGCTCAACTCGGCCAAGCACTTCGCCGAGCGGCACGGCCTGATCGTGATCATCGCCTTGGGCGAGTCGATCGTGGCCATCGGCGTCGGGGTCAACGAGCTCGCCATCTCCTGGCCGATCATCGTCGCCGCGATCCTCGGGCTGACCGTGGCCGCCTGCCTGTGGTGGGCCTACTTCGACACGCACGTGCTCATCGCCGAGCGCGCGCTGGCGCGGGCGACCGGTGTCGAGCGGGCGAGCATGGCGCGCACGGCGTTCAGCTTCCTGCACCTGCCGCTCGTGGTGGGCATCGTGATGTTGGCGCTGGGGTTGAAGAAGGTCCTGAACTACGTGGCGGGCGTCGACGGCCACACCGTGGCCGACCACCTGTACGGGCCGCCGCTGTGGGCGCTCTTCGGCGGGACGGCGCTGTACCTGTTGGCCCAGGCCGGGGTTTCCTGGCGGTGCGGGCGGAACCTGAAGCCGCAGCGGATCGCGGTCGGGGCGGTGCTCATCGCGATCACGCCGCTGGCGGCGCTGCTGCCCGCGCTGGTGTCGCTGGCGGTGCTCACCGCGGTGCTGGTCGCGCTGATCGGCTACGAGTGGGTGCACTACAGGGGTGTCCGCGACGAGATCCGGCACGCCGAGCACGAAACCGGCCACGCGGCCGCGTGA
- a CDS encoding toll/interleukin-1 receptor domain-containing protein: MQVFVSHAPSDRDVAAGLRADLAQLGRQVSLDRGEPVGSRWWEGVLQRVQRCDVFVLVSSPAAVRSPGCLATLRYARALRRPVLVVVAAATALPADAETAPVFTPAGMEISERVPKLRGALLALPAAPPLPDPLPPDPAVPYLDPIRQRLDEPTLEPAELRELLRQLRLRLRDEHERAAVWGLLVRLRSRTDLPAPLSAELEKVLAPGWQPDPERRVEKRYWDGQAWTTLVRHENREFNERRVPPPEATWSGDPTPARPRATATPRPAPKKTAVAGQDRTRLFLIGGGVAVVVAAVVAGYLLFDPTSSDPTSTAREFVDAVNIADRAALGQLTCAQDRARAPELFLRPDARFTLESVDENGDPPTFTILATDSVTTETDRRTYPMVEESGKWLVCQSRG; this comes from the coding sequence ATGCAGGTGTTCGTCAGCCACGCGCCGTCCGATCGCGACGTCGCCGCTGGTCTGCGCGCCGACCTGGCCCAGCTGGGCCGCCAGGTTTCCCTCGACCGGGGTGAACCGGTCGGCTCCCGCTGGTGGGAGGGTGTGCTGCAGCGCGTCCAGCGCTGCGACGTGTTCGTCCTGGTCTCCTCGCCCGCCGCCGTGCGGTCCCCGGGGTGCCTGGCCACGCTGCGCTACGCCCGCGCCCTGCGCCGCCCGGTCCTGGTCGTCGTCGCCGCGGCGACCGCGTTGCCCGCCGACGCCGAGACCGCCCCGGTGTTCACCCCGGCGGGCATGGAGATCAGCGAGCGGGTGCCCAAGCTGCGTGGCGCGTTGTTGGCCCTGCCCGCCGCACCGCCGCTGCCCGACCCGCTGCCGCCGGACCCGGCCGTGCCCTACCTCGACCCCATCCGCCAGCGGCTCGACGAACCGACCCTGGAACCGGCCGAGTTGCGCGAACTGCTGCGCCAACTCCGATTACGGCTGCGCGACGAGCACGAGCGCGCCGCGGTGTGGGGCCTGCTGGTGCGGCTGCGCTCGCGCACCGACCTGCCCGCGCCGCTGTCGGCCGAGCTGGAGAAGGTCCTCGCCCCCGGCTGGCAACCCGACCCGGAGCGGCGGGTGGAGAAGCGCTACTGGGACGGTCAGGCGTGGACCACGTTGGTGCGCCACGAGAACCGCGAGTTCAACGAACGTCGGGTACCGCCGCCGGAGGCCACATGGTCCGGTGATCCCACCCCTGCGCGGCCGCGCGCCACCGCAACCCCCCGCCCCGCCCCGAAGAAGACCGCCGTGGCGGGCCAGGACCGCACCCGACTGTTCCTCATCGGCGGCGGGGTGGCCGTGGTGGTCGCAGCTGTCGTCGCGGGCTACCTGCTGTTCGACCCCACCTCGTCCGACCCCACCAGCACTGCGCGGGAGTTCGTGGACGCGGTCAACATTGCCGACAGGGCGGCGTTGGGGCAGTTGACTTGTGCGCAGGACCGGGCGCGGGCGCCGGAGCTGTTCTTGAGGCCCGATGCGCGGTTCACGTTGGAGTCGGTGGACGAGAACGGGGATCCGCCGACGTTCACGATCCTGGCGACGGACTCGGTGACGACGGAGACGGATCGGCGGACTTATCCGATGGTGGAGGAATCGGGGAAGTGGCTGGTGTGCCAGTCGCGGGGGTAG
- a CDS encoding ADP-ribosylglycohydrolase family protein gives MLVELAIGDAYGAGFEYAPAPFVAANNDVTTYRQHPRHTDIKPGQYTDDTQMTLAIAELLADGAQWTPRELADRFVAVFHRDPRAGYASGFHALLSEVHTGAELLSRLRPTSDKSGAAMRAAPIGLLPTTPDVLHHAELQAKITHNTPAGIASAQAAALAVHYCDRDLGPLTEVGTWISDVLDDDWSTPWSGKVGSQGRMSVQAALTAMSAGSLTAILHTSISYTGDVDTVATIALAAASRALPPDLPPSLVDGLENGPYGRDYLTALESRLLP, from the coding sequence GTGCTGGTCGAGTTAGCCATCGGCGACGCCTACGGCGCCGGGTTCGAATACGCCCCCGCCCCCTTCGTCGCCGCCAACAACGACGTCACCACCTACCGCCAACACCCCCGCCACACCGACATCAAACCCGGCCAGTACACCGACGACACCCAGATGACCCTGGCCATAGCCGAACTCCTCGCCGACGGTGCACAGTGGACACCCCGAGAACTCGCCGACCGCTTCGTCGCCGTGTTCCACCGCGACCCCCGCGCAGGCTACGCGTCTGGCTTCCACGCCCTACTGTCCGAAGTACACACCGGCGCGGAACTGTTGTCCCGCCTACGCCCCACCTCCGACAAGAGCGGCGCCGCCATGCGAGCCGCCCCCATCGGCCTCCTCCCCACAACCCCCGACGTCCTGCACCACGCCGAACTCCAAGCCAAGATCACCCACAACACCCCCGCGGGCATCGCCTCAGCCCAAGCCGCCGCCCTAGCCGTCCACTACTGCGACCGCGACCTAGGCCCACTAACGGAAGTGGGCACATGGATCAGCGACGTACTAGACGACGACTGGTCCACCCCCTGGTCCGGCAAAGTGGGCTCCCAAGGCCGAATGAGCGTCCAAGCCGCCCTCACCGCCATGTCCGCCGGTTCCCTGACCGCCATCCTCCACACCAGCATCTCCTACACCGGCGACGTGGACACCGTAGCCACCATCGCCCTGGCCGCCGCCTCCCGAGCCCTCCCCCCAGACCTCCCACCCTCCCTTGTGGACGGCCTGGAAAACGGCCCCTACGGCCGTGATTACCTCACAGCCCTCGAATCCCGCCTACTCCCCTGA
- a CDS encoding MarR family transcriptional regulator, with protein sequence MDGVELFRLGRALARLGERAIPPSGFHDLPVRVRSVLVDVFEHPDSSIQDITARTGLPQSHVSASVARLREVGVLTTSQDPTDRRRTLVRRARGVPTRVHAPVDAVITERVGPERAQEAMAALETLARLFT encoded by the coding sequence GTGGACGGGGTGGAGCTGTTCCGCCTGGGGCGGGCACTGGCGCGGCTGGGCGAGCGGGCGATCCCGCCGTCGGGCTTCCACGACCTCCCGGTGCGGGTCCGATCCGTGCTGGTGGACGTGTTCGAACACCCCGACAGCTCCATCCAGGACATCACCGCCCGCACCGGCCTGCCGCAGAGCCACGTCTCGGCCTCGGTCGCCCGCCTGCGCGAGGTCGGGGTGCTGACCACCTCCCAAGACCCCACCGACCGCCGCCGCACGCTGGTGCGCCGAGCGAGGGGTGTGCCCACCCGCGTGCACGCCCCCGTCGACGCCGTCATCACCGAGCGGGTCGGGCCCGAACGGGCCCAAGAAGCCATGGCCGCCCTGGAAACCCTCGCGCGGCTGTTCACCTAG
- a CDS encoding toll/interleukin-1 receptor domain-containing protein, with the protein MHVFISYARRDQASITTLRADFERFGNRVWFDRESHGGQDWWDDVLSHVRGCVVFIFAVSPDSLRSKACLAELHYAKALRRPILPVLVRPVDRGAIPDGLQAPVDYVNRTEESVIRLRKALSAMPAARALPARLPQEPEIPTSYLNAYLARIDAPKLDEHDQIELLGQLRERMALADERAEVWDLLVRLRDRPELSRAVADTVEEILAPGWQPDPRENFEARYWDGQSWTTLVWQNGKEFNDRNTPPRLHQHLPSSTGPVPVVTQEPEQAPSRREPKRIKHKLRRPRSARQKLLILLAVVVVALGGGITAGVVLLGGGPDEQAATSMARGFVDAVNTRDENAMQSFVCGSDREKNAHLYTAFLDAANVTLESVDVSGSDPRFTVLATRTVGATSVRLRIPLVDENGAWKVCDISRALSGR; encoded by the coding sequence ATGCACGTATTCATCAGCTACGCCCGCCGGGACCAGGCCTCGATCACCACCCTGCGCGCCGACTTCGAGCGGTTCGGCAACCGGGTGTGGTTCGACCGGGAGAGCCACGGCGGCCAGGACTGGTGGGACGACGTCCTGAGCCACGTGCGCGGGTGCGTCGTGTTCATCTTCGCGGTCTCGCCCGACTCGCTGCGGTCGAAGGCGTGCCTGGCCGAACTGCACTACGCCAAGGCCCTGCGCAGGCCCATCCTGCCGGTGCTCGTGCGACCCGTTGACCGAGGGGCGATCCCCGACGGCCTGCAGGCGCCGGTGGACTACGTCAACCGGACCGAGGAGAGCGTGATCCGGCTGCGCAAGGCGCTCAGCGCCATGCCAGCCGCCCGCGCGCTCCCGGCCCGACTGCCCCAGGAGCCCGAGATCCCCACCTCGTACCTCAACGCCTACCTGGCGCGCATCGATGCGCCGAAACTCGACGAGCACGACCAGATCGAGCTGCTCGGCCAGCTGCGCGAGCGGATGGCGCTGGCCGACGAGCGCGCCGAGGTCTGGGACCTGCTGGTGCGGCTGCGCGACCGGCCCGAGCTCAGCCGCGCGGTCGCCGACACCGTCGAGGAGATCCTGGCGCCCGGGTGGCAGCCGGACCCGAGGGAGAACTTCGAGGCCCGCTACTGGGACGGCCAGAGCTGGACGACGCTGGTCTGGCAGAACGGCAAGGAGTTCAACGACCGCAACACCCCGCCGCGGCTGCACCAGCACCTGCCGTCCTCGACCGGGCCGGTTCCGGTGGTCACCCAGGAGCCGGAACAGGCCCCGTCGCGGCGCGAGCCCAAGCGGATCAAGCACAAGCTGCGCCGCCCGCGCAGCGCCAGGCAGAAGCTGCTGATCCTGCTCGCGGTCGTCGTGGTGGCGCTCGGCGGCGGGATCACCGCGGGCGTCGTGCTGCTCGGCGGCGGACCCGACGAGCAGGCCGCGACCAGCATGGCGCGCGGGTTCGTCGACGCGGTCAACACCCGCGACGAGAACGCCATGCAGTCCTTCGTGTGCGGTTCGGATCGCGAGAAGAACGCCCACCTATACACAGCGTTCCTTGACGCGGCTAACGTTACCCTCGAAAGTGTCGATGTAAGCGGGTCCGACCCCCGTTTCACCGTCCTCGCGACACGCACCGTAGGAGCAACCTCGGTGCGGTTGCGGATTCCACTCGTCGACGAGAACGGCGCGTGGAAGGTGTGCGACATCAGCCGCGCGCTGTCGGGTCGCTGA
- a CDS encoding vWA domain-containing protein, giving the protein MSYRYGPWHEGPDPLAPPVDLRAALDALGRDIMEGSSPRAALQELLRRGTGNTAGLDELTRRLWERRSRIQRRHRLDGTLSEVRQLLDQALEAERAELFPDPSDDARFREAQLDALPSGTAAAVRELADYDWRSERARAAYAEIRDKLGQQLVESRFQGMKEALSQVRPEDSERIRAMMADLNTLLLAHLRGEDTAERFAQFMRDHGEFFPENPRTVEDLIDALAARAAAAQRMMNSMSAQQRQELSDLMSSAFGDPRLADQIATLDANLRALRPGEDWTSSARFRGQNPLGLGEGAQAMADLAELDALAEQLGQSYPGARLEDIDLEALQRQLGDEAGVDARRLSELERELRRQGLLDRAPDGSLTLSPKAMRRLGETALADVLGGLRGRRGERETEHAGAAGELTGATRAWTFGATEPWDVARTVRNAVLRTLSVNGGEVRLDVADVEVSETEQRSRAAVALCVDTSWSMVQDGRWVPMKRTALALHHLVSTRFRSDELQLITFGRHAAAVDIAELTELEGVWEQGTNLHHALLLAGRHLRRNPDARPVVLVVTDGEPTAHLEPDGEAVFHYPTTQATLRKTLAEVDSLAKLGASVTVFMLGEDPSLAAFVDVIARRGGGRVVAPDLDGLGSAVVSDYLRGRRG; this is encoded by the coding sequence GTGAGCTACCGCTACGGGCCGTGGCACGAGGGCCCCGACCCGCTCGCGCCGCCGGTCGACCTGCGTGCCGCGCTCGACGCGCTGGGGCGCGACATCATGGAGGGGTCCTCGCCCCGCGCTGCCCTGCAGGAGCTGCTGCGCCGCGGCACGGGCAACACGGCTGGACTCGACGAGCTGACCCGCAGGCTCTGGGAGCGGCGCTCGCGGATCCAACGCCGCCACCGCCTCGACGGCACCCTCAGCGAGGTCCGGCAGCTGCTCGACCAGGCGCTGGAAGCCGAACGGGCGGAACTGTTCCCCGACCCGTCCGACGACGCCAGGTTCCGCGAGGCCCAGCTCGACGCGCTGCCGTCGGGCACCGCGGCCGCCGTGCGCGAACTCGCCGACTACGACTGGCGCTCGGAGCGGGCAAGGGCGGCCTACGCCGAGATCCGCGACAAGCTCGGCCAGCAGTTGGTCGAGTCGCGGTTCCAGGGGATGAAGGAAGCCCTGAGCCAGGTGCGGCCGGAGGACTCCGAACGCATCCGCGCGATGATGGCCGACCTCAACACCCTGCTCCTGGCGCACCTGCGCGGCGAGGACACCGCCGAGCGGTTCGCCCAGTTCATGCGCGACCACGGCGAGTTCTTCCCCGAGAACCCCCGCACGGTCGAGGACCTGATCGACGCCTTGGCCGCCCGCGCCGCGGCGGCGCAACGGATGATGAACTCGATGAGCGCCCAGCAGCGCCAAGAGCTCAGCGACCTCATGTCCAGCGCGTTCGGCGATCCTCGGCTGGCCGACCAGATCGCCACGCTCGACGCGAACCTACGCGCCCTGCGCCCTGGCGAGGACTGGACGTCCTCCGCGCGCTTCCGCGGCCAGAACCCCCTCGGGCTGGGGGAGGGGGCGCAGGCGATGGCGGACCTGGCGGAGCTCGACGCGTTGGCCGAGCAGCTCGGCCAGTCGTACCCCGGTGCCCGCTTGGAGGACATCGATCTCGAAGCCCTGCAACGACAACTGGGCGACGAAGCGGGCGTCGACGCCCGTCGACTGTCCGAACTGGAGCGGGAACTCCGTCGGCAAGGGCTGCTCGACCGCGCGCCCGACGGCTCACTCACCTTGTCCCCCAAGGCGATGCGCCGCCTGGGGGAGACGGCGCTTGCCGACGTCCTCGGTGGACTGAGGGGGCGGCGCGGCGAGCGCGAGACCGAGCACGCCGGTGCCGCCGGTGAGCTGACCGGGGCGACCCGCGCCTGGACGTTCGGCGCGACCGAACCCTGGGACGTGGCGCGCACCGTGCGCAACGCCGTCCTGCGCACCCTGTCGGTCAACGGCGGCGAGGTCCGCCTGGACGTGGCCGACGTCGAGGTGTCCGAGACCGAGCAGCGCTCCCGCGCCGCGGTCGCCCTCTGCGTCGACACGTCGTGGTCGATGGTCCAGGACGGCAGGTGGGTCCCGATGAAGCGCACAGCGCTGGCGCTGCACCACCTGGTGAGCACCCGGTTCCGCTCCGACGAGCTGCAGCTGATCACCTTCGGGCGGCACGCGGCCGCCGTGGACATCGCCGAGCTGACGGAACTGGAGGGGGTGTGGGAGCAGGGCACCAACCTGCACCACGCCCTCCTGCTGGCCGGGCGGCACCTGCGCCGCAACCCCGACGCCCGACCGGTGGTGCTGGTCGTGACCGACGGGGAACCGACGGCGCACCTGGAGCCGGACGGGGAAGCGGTGTTCCACTACCCGACCACGCAGGCCACGCTGCGCAAGACGTTGGCCGAGGTCGATTCCCTCGCGAAACTGGGCGCCTCGGTCACGGTGTTCATGCTGGGCGAAGACCCGAGCCTGGCCGCCTTCGTCGACGTCATCGCCCGCCGCGGCGGCGGCCGGGTGGTCGCCCCGGACCTCGACGGCCTGGGCAGCGCCGTGGTCAGCGACTACCTACGCGGTCGACGGGGGTGA
- a CDS encoding YcxB family protein: MRLSWTPEAADWSDGIRAAVPFVRWVPWFAAAFGLFSAVLLVVGLVLPAIFGLVCAVGIGVFPAVTIRHAFRREPVAGHPVTADVDEHSLRMMTTDGSAYSDLTLDELTGWVETERSFVLLTGPGSFHPIPGRAFDSTEDIDGFRDLLTRLLGPAGVARSAS; encoded by the coding sequence ATGCGCCTGAGCTGGACCCCCGAGGCCGCCGACTGGAGCGACGGCATCCGCGCCGCGGTGCCCTTCGTGCGGTGGGTGCCCTGGTTCGCCGCCGCCTTCGGCCTGTTCTCGGCCGTGCTGCTGGTGGTCGGCCTGGTCCTGCCCGCGATCTTCGGGCTGGTGTGCGCGGTGGGCATCGGCGTCTTCCCCGCCGTCACCATCCGCCACGCCTTCCGCCGCGAACCCGTGGCCGGCCACCCGGTCACCGCCGACGTCGACGAGCACTCGCTGCGGATGATGACCACCGACGGCAGCGCCTACAGCGACCTCACCCTCGACGAGCTCACCGGCTGGGTCGAGACCGAGCGCAGCTTCGTGCTGCTCACCGGCCCCGGCTCCTTCCACCCGATCCCCGGCCGGGCCTTCGACAGCACCGAGGACATCGACGGGTTCCGCGACCTGCTCACCCGGCTGCTCGGCCCGGCTGGCGTGGCACGATCCGCGTCATGA
- a CDS encoding alpha/beta fold hydrolase, translating into MPAIAAPGATVHYQVSGSGPLLMLLPGGGGDADTLSRLASQLSDRYTTVSFDRRGLSRSALVDAEEHPGIATHADDAARVLDALGEQPAAVFGSSLGAIIALDLATRYPQRVRALVVHEPPLPHLLTPEGERRARAVQALLEKPGPHWREVSRALAIDHSDTEPGVEIGRPSEQDFANQRFFQTRDAPAAHAYRLDLEALRPNADRVVVLGGEKSKAAFPFHCAQALATALDRPFIEVPGDHVGPVTRPTAFAASLADLL; encoded by the coding sequence ATGCCCGCCATAGCAGCACCCGGCGCCACCGTGCACTACCAGGTCTCCGGCAGCGGCCCGCTGCTGATGCTCCTGCCCGGCGGCGGAGGTGACGCGGATACCCTGTCCCGCTTGGCTTCTCAACTGTCCGATCGGTACACGACGGTCTCCTTCGACAGGCGTGGACTTTCCCGCAGCGCGCTGGTCGACGCCGAGGAGCACCCCGGGATCGCCACCCACGCCGATGACGCCGCCCGCGTCCTCGACGCCCTCGGCGAGCAGCCCGCGGCGGTGTTCGGCAGCAGCCTCGGTGCGATCATCGCCCTCGACCTGGCCACCCGGTACCCGCAGCGGGTGCGCGCGCTCGTCGTGCACGAACCGCCGCTGCCGCACCTGCTCACACCGGAGGGGGAACGCCGGGCGCGCGCGGTGCAGGCACTGCTGGAGAAGCCAGGTCCGCACTGGCGCGAGGTCTCCCGCGCGCTGGCCATCGACCACTCCGACACCGAGCCGGGGGTGGAGATCGGCCGCCCGAGCGAGCAGGACTTCGCCAACCAGCGCTTCTTCCAGACCCGCGACGCACCTGCGGCGCACGCCTACCGGCTGGACCTGGAAGCGTTGCGCCCCAACGCCGACCGGGTCGTCGTCCTCGGCGGCGAGAAGTCGAAGGCCGCGTTCCCGTTCCACTGCGCGCAAGCCCTCGCCACGGCGCTCGACCGACCCTTCATCGAGGTCCCCGGTGATCACGTCGGTCCGGTGACCCGGCCGACCGCGTTCGCCGCGAGCCTCGCGGACCTGCTCTAG
- a CDS encoding ATP-binding protein, which produces MTVSNTPVTHAPAHLPRTAGELRAAGHLPQGVKAEVRANLLAALRSGRDPWPGIVGFGQTVLPQLERALLAGHDVVLLGERGQGKTRLARTIASLLDEWTPVIEGSELGEHPLAPITPRSIRLAAELGDDLPVAWRHRGERYTEKLATPDTSVGDLIGDVDPVKVAEGRTLGDPETIHFGLVPRAHRGVVAINELPDLAERIQVALLNVMEERDIQVRGYTLRLPLDVLLVATANPEDYTNRGRIITPLKDRFGAEVRTHYPREVRAEVDVVRQEAELVAEVGDPLLEVLARFVRALRESSAVDQRSGVSARFAVAAAETVAAAALRRSALIGEEPAVARPIDLEAVPAVLRGKLEFESGEEGREVEHLTHLLRRAVAETARDRFAGLDLGPLVDAVVDGHLVATGERVPGTEVLAALPELPLLHEVAARLDVRATDPPGRIAASVELALEYLYLTRKLAKDSADGEAVYGP; this is translated from the coding sequence GTGACAGTTTCGAACACGCCGGTGACCCACGCCCCCGCACACCTGCCCCGCACCGCGGGCGAGCTGCGCGCGGCTGGCCACCTGCCCCAGGGTGTGAAGGCCGAGGTCCGCGCCAACCTGCTCGCCGCGCTGCGTTCCGGGCGCGACCCGTGGCCGGGCATCGTCGGCTTCGGCCAGACCGTGCTGCCCCAGCTCGAACGCGCGCTGTTGGCAGGCCACGACGTCGTGCTGCTCGGGGAACGCGGACAGGGCAAGACCCGGTTGGCGCGCACCATCGCCTCGCTGCTCGACGAGTGGACCCCCGTGATCGAGGGTTCCGAGCTCGGTGAGCACCCGCTGGCCCCGATCACCCCGCGCTCGATCCGGCTCGCCGCCGAGCTCGGCGACGACCTGCCGGTCGCCTGGCGGCACCGCGGCGAGCGCTACACCGAGAAGCTGGCCACCCCCGACACCTCCGTCGGCGACCTCATCGGCGACGTCGACCCGGTGAAGGTCGCCGAGGGGCGCACCCTCGGCGACCCCGAGACCATCCACTTCGGACTCGTCCCGCGCGCCCACCGCGGTGTGGTGGCGATCAACGAGCTGCCCGACCTCGCCGAGCGGATCCAGGTGGCGCTGCTCAACGTGATGGAGGAGCGCGACATCCAGGTCCGCGGCTACACGCTGCGGCTGCCGCTGGACGTGCTGCTGGTCGCCACCGCCAACCCGGAGGACTACACCAACCGGGGCCGGATCATCACCCCGCTCAAGGACCGCTTCGGCGCCGAGGTCCGCACGCACTACCCGCGCGAGGTGCGGGCCGAGGTGGACGTGGTGCGCCAAGAGGCCGAGCTGGTGGCCGAGGTGGGCGACCCGTTGCTGGAGGTGCTGGCCCGGTTCGTGCGCGCGCTGCGCGAGTCCAGCGCGGTCGACCAGCGCTCCGGGGTGTCCGCGCGCTTCGCCGTGGCCGCTGCGGAGACAGTGGCCGCCGCGGCGCTGCGGCGGTCCGCGCTCATCGGCGAGGAGCCCGCGGTGGCCCGCCCGATCGATCTCGAAGCGGTGCCCGCGGTGTTGCGCGGCAAGCTGGAGTTCGAGTCCGGTGAGGAGGGTCGCGAGGTCGAGCACCTCACCCACCTGCTGCGCCGCGCGGTCGCCGAGACCGCCCGCGACCGGTTCGCCGGGCTCGACCTGGGCCCGCTCGTGGACGCGGTCGTGGATGGGCACCTGGTGGCCACCGGGGAGCGCGTGCCCGGCACCGAGGTGCTGGCCGCGCTGCCGGAGCTGCCGCTGCTGCACGAGGTCGCCGCGCGGCTGGACGTGCGGGCCACCGACCCACCGGGCCGGATCGCCGCCTCGGTCGAACTCGCGCTGGAATACCTGTACCTGACCAGGAAACTGGCCAAGGACTCGGCCGACGGGGAGGCGGTGTACGGGCCGTGA